In Streptomyces nodosus, one DNA window encodes the following:
- a CDS encoding FUSC family protein: MQVSTTPSGLFRTVTRRTARRPTARLRAEWAAHLAHGAKTVAAALLAWGVAAPWSPAGHPYLAVATAFLMVNASTVYRSVTQAARNVSAKVAGLVLALLTVRLLGATAGAVAVIALVAVLAGPRRGTDDRLQIASTAVVALAATAADPMNGLVSPVLQTLVGAVVGILVNALVLPPLYLDASDSAVHEVAHAMAHLLDDMGTGLGRHRLASGAHAWLHRARRLEQRLTRAEEQLRNADESLRWNTRCLIHGRRKETAHSETFNALRGVSLQVRGIARTLADNARDQHAGHRLGQEFLARYAETLHLAGEAVREFTVLPTGPGPSGTATPEQLREAIDRALAWHTTMTGLIGEGSLTKPGAWHLYGSLMTDMERLLADLDHEHARRAMRLAFTPG, encoded by the coding sequence GTGCAAGTTTCAACTACACCGTCGGGGCTCTTCCGGACGGTCACCCGAAGAACCGCCCGGCGGCCGACGGCCCGGCTCCGCGCCGAGTGGGCCGCACACCTGGCGCATGGCGCCAAGACCGTGGCCGCGGCCCTGCTGGCCTGGGGCGTCGCGGCCCCCTGGTCTCCCGCGGGCCACCCCTATCTGGCGGTCGCCACCGCTTTCCTGATGGTCAACGCCTCCACGGTCTACCGCTCCGTCACACAAGCGGCACGCAATGTCAGCGCCAAGGTGGCCGGTCTTGTCCTCGCCCTGTTGACCGTCCGGCTGCTGGGCGCCACGGCGGGCGCGGTCGCCGTCATCGCGCTCGTGGCCGTCCTGGCGGGCCCCCGCCGCGGTACCGACGACCGGCTCCAGATCGCGTCCACCGCGGTCGTCGCACTGGCCGCCACCGCGGCCGACCCCATGAACGGCCTGGTGTCCCCGGTACTGCAGACGCTGGTCGGCGCCGTGGTGGGCATCCTCGTCAACGCCCTCGTCCTGCCGCCCCTCTACCTCGACGCATCGGATTCCGCGGTGCACGAGGTCGCGCACGCCATGGCGCACCTGCTGGACGACATGGGCACCGGCCTCGGCCGGCACCGGCTCGCTTCCGGAGCGCACGCCTGGCTGCACCGGGCACGCAGACTGGAACAGCGCCTGACCCGTGCCGAGGAACAGCTGAGGAACGCCGACGAAAGCCTGCGCTGGAACACGCGGTGCCTCATCCACGGCCGGCGCAAGGAGACGGCCCACAGTGAGACTTTCAACGCCTTGCGGGGAGTCTCGCTCCAGGTCCGCGGAATCGCCCGGACCCTGGCCGACAACGCCCGCGACCAGCACGCCGGACACCGTCTGGGGCAGGAATTCCTCGCCCGCTACGCCGAAACCCTGCACCTGGCCGGGGAAGCGGTCCGGGAGTTCACCGTGCTGCCCACCGGGCCGGGTCCCTCCGGCACCGCGACGCCCGAGCAACTGCGTGAGGCGATCGACCGGGCGCTGGCCTGGCACACGACCATGACCGGCCTGATCGGCGAGGGCAGCCTCACCAAGCCGGGCGCATGGCACCTCTATGGATCGCTCATGACCGACATGGAACGGCTGCTGGCCGACCTCGACCATGAACACGCCCGCCGGGCAATGCGATTGGCGTTCACCCCCGGATGA
- a CDS encoding DUF1203 domain-containing protein has product MTVYTPLPIPPAALEELRRADDAGRPLRPYVACEDGIPLDCVGSPLRCCLRAVEPGERVALVSYAPLRRWAAATGADPGAYDEAGPVFIHAGECEGPRDTGGYPFARPGALRTVRRYDAEGHIVGGGLLEIPEDAGTGFDRAFMEAFSEPEVALVHVRAVEYGCFHFEVRRP; this is encoded by the coding sequence ATGACCGTATACACACCCCTGCCCATCCCTCCCGCAGCCCTCGAGGAACTACGCCGCGCCGATGACGCCGGCCGGCCTCTGCGGCCGTATGTCGCCTGCGAGGACGGCATCCCCCTCGACTGCGTGGGCAGTCCGCTGCGGTGCTGTCTGCGGGCCGTCGAACCCGGTGAGCGGGTCGCCCTCGTCTCGTACGCGCCCCTGCGGCGGTGGGCGGCGGCGACCGGCGCGGACCCCGGGGCGTACGACGAGGCGGGGCCGGTGTTCATCCATGCCGGGGAATGCGAGGGGCCGCGGGACACCGGGGGCTACCCCTTCGCGAGGCCCGGGGCGCTGCGCACCGTCCGCCGCTATGACGCCGAGGGACACATCGTCGGGGGCGGACTCCTCGAGATCCCCGAGGACGCCGGCACCGGTTTCGACCGGGCCTTCATGGAAGCGTTCAGCGAACCGGAGGTGGCGCTGGTGCATGTGCGGGCCGTGGAGTACGGCTGCTTCCACTTCGAGGTACGGCGCCCGTAG
- a CDS encoding macrolide family glycosyltransferase yields the protein MPSMPSVSRRRAHVAMVGIPAVSHVLPSLEIIRELVARGHRVTYANDPAVAELIEATGAELVPCTSVLPVGDNNWPDDPIAAMDLFLDDAVQALPQLHAAYDHDPADLYLYDIGAYAARALAEAQGRPVLQLSPTFVAWEGYDQDIAPQLWQLPGADAHRAKFARWLADCGASTTDVDTFSGRPARALALITRAMQPHADHVDTDTVTFVGPCFDTTAGADGWTRPAGAENVLLISLGSAFTRQPEFYRRCLAAYGDLPGWHVVLQIGKYTDPRELGDIPPHVEVHSWVAQRAVLAQADAFVTHAGMGGCGEGLLSGVPMIAVPQAAEQFINADRLVELGVARRIDTPDATAEALRAALLDLVTDPEVARRSARLRAEAQAEGGTARAADLVESMLP from the coding sequence ATGCCTTCCATGCCTTCCGTGTCCCGTCGCCGTGCCCATGTCGCGATGGTCGGCATCCCCGCCGTCAGCCATGTCCTGCCGAGCCTTGAGATCATCCGTGAGCTGGTGGCCCGTGGCCACCGGGTGACCTACGCCAACGACCCGGCGGTCGCCGAACTGATCGAGGCCACCGGCGCCGAACTCGTCCCCTGCACCTCCGTACTGCCGGTCGGCGACAACAACTGGCCCGACGACCCCATCGCAGCGATGGATCTCTTCCTCGACGACGCCGTCCAGGCGCTCCCCCAACTGCACGCCGCCTACGACCACGACCCGGCGGACCTGTATCTGTACGACATCGGCGCCTATGCCGCGCGCGCCCTCGCCGAAGCCCAGGGCAGGCCCGTCCTGCAACTGTCGCCGACCTTCGTGGCCTGGGAGGGCTACGACCAGGACATCGCGCCGCAGCTGTGGCAACTGCCGGGCGCCGACGCCCACCGGGCGAAGTTCGCGCGGTGGCTCGCCGACTGCGGGGCGTCCACCACCGATGTGGACACCTTCTCCGGCCGTCCCGCGCGGGCCCTGGCGCTGATCACCCGGGCGATGCAGCCGCACGCCGACCATGTCGACACCGACACGGTGACCTTCGTCGGACCCTGCTTCGACACAACGGCGGGCGCGGACGGCTGGACCCGCCCGGCAGGCGCCGAGAACGTGCTGCTGATCTCCCTGGGTTCGGCGTTCACCCGTCAGCCGGAGTTCTACCGCCGGTGTCTGGCGGCCTACGGCGACCTGCCCGGCTGGCACGTCGTCCTGCAGATCGGCAAGTACACCGACCCGCGGGAACTCGGCGACATCCCGCCCCATGTCGAGGTGCACTCCTGGGTCGCGCAGCGGGCGGTCCTGGCGCAGGCGGACGCCTTCGTCACCCACGCCGGAATGGGCGGCTGCGGCGAAGGGCTGCTGTCGGGCGTCCCGATGATCGCGGTGCCGCAGGCCGCCGAACAGTTCATCAACGCCGACCGGCTGGTGGAACTGGGCGTGGCCCGCCGTATCGACACCCCGGACGCCACCGCCGAGGCCCTGCGGGCGGCCCTGCTCGACCTGGTCACCGACCCGGAGGTCGCCCGTCGCTCGGCACGGCTGCGCGCCGAGGCGCAGGCCGAGGGCGGCACCGCGCGCGCCGCCGACCTCGTCGAGAGCATGCTGCCCTGA
- a CDS encoding alpha/beta fold hydrolase, with translation MVTQHSLAVGGIRLAYRLWGPPDAPPLVLLHALGESATDWEVVVPALARSRRVYALDLRGHGRSDWPGEYSLELMQTDVLRFLNALGLGPVDLIGHSMGGIVAYLLAENCPQRVSRLVLEDVSTPRPRERTTPTRPDGTLTFDWEMVLAVRRQIDVPDPGWLERLGRITAKTLVLAGGPRSHVPQDGVAELARRIPGGRLVTVPVGHLIHQAAPEAFTEAVSAFLEEQ, from the coding sequence ATGGTTACTCAACATTCGCTCGCTGTCGGCGGGATTCGGCTGGCCTATCGGCTCTGGGGTCCGCCGGATGCTCCACCGCTCGTCCTGTTGCACGCGCTGGGCGAGAGTGCCACCGACTGGGAGGTGGTGGTGCCCGCCCTCGCCCGGAGTCGACGAGTGTACGCCCTCGACCTCCGCGGTCACGGCCGAAGCGACTGGCCCGGGGAGTATTCGCTCGAACTCATGCAGACCGATGTGCTCCGGTTCCTGAACGCGCTGGGCCTTGGCCCGGTGGATCTGATCGGACACTCCATGGGCGGGATCGTGGCCTATCTGCTCGCGGAGAACTGTCCGCAGCGGGTGAGCCGGCTCGTCCTGGAGGATGTGTCGACTCCCCGTCCCCGGGAGAGGACCACCCCGACCCGGCCGGACGGCACCCTGACCTTCGACTGGGAGATGGTGCTGGCCGTCAGACGGCAGATCGATGTGCCTGACCCCGGCTGGCTGGAGCGGCTCGGCCGGATCACCGCCAAGACCCTGGTGCTCGCCGGCGGCCCCCGGAGCCATGTTCCGCAGGACGGCGTGGCCGAACTCGCCCGCCGTATCCCCGGCGGGCGGCTGGTCACCGTCCCGGTCGGGCACCTGATCCACCAGGCGGCGCCGGAGGCGTTCACCGAGGCGGTTTCGGCCTTCCTGGAGGAGCAGTAG